Proteins encoded together in one Neisseria lactamica window:
- the dinG gene encoding ATP-dependent DNA helicase DinG, whose translation MLTDLEKNAIRDHYQNIGKNLPGFRPRASQREMIAAVANAFSRTLAREEGGEPPKREGESIAVIEGPTGVGKSLAYLLAGGIMAQTRGKWLIVSSATVALQEQLVDRDLPFLVEKSGLELSFALAKGRGRYLCPYKLYQLTQNNAQQNLLGFEAPEVLWDSKPKPEELKLLRDIADEFSARRFNGDRDAWPEKIDDAVWLKVTNDRHGCLKAACPNRAECPFYLARDVLETVDVVVANHDLLLADISMGGGVILPAPENSFYCIDEAHHLPKKALSRFAAEHSWNIAVWTLEKLPQLTGKIAALTDKAELANLADEAAASLLDSLHEWQFHLAEEPSLSLGSSENDRRTNSEPTWLWEDGKIPEGLETTVSNTAVAARSLLKHVIGLNDALSAARREKEQDGALLDRLTGDFGIFIARIEQISAVWDLLSTVPIEGEEPLAKWITRRADDKNDYIFNASPISSASHLANSLWRRAAGAVLTSATLQSLGNFNLMLRQTGLQWLPETTTLALKSPFDFEKQGELYIPPIYASPKDPEAHTAAVIEWLPKLISPTEAIGTLVLFSSRKQMQDVALRLPGDYLPLLLVQGELPKAVLLQKHHRAIEEGKASIIFGLDSFAEGLDLPGAACVQVIIAKLPFAMPDNPIEKTQNRWIEQRGGNPFIEITVPEAGIKLIQAVGRLIRTEQDYGRVTILDNRIKTQRYGQQLLAGLPPFKRIG comes from the coding sequence AAACGCCATCCGCGACCATTACCAAAATATCGGCAAAAACCTGCCCGGTTTCCGTCCGCGTGCTTCGCAGCGGGAAATGATTGCGGCGGTTGCCAACGCTTTTTCGCGGACGTTGGCGCGTGAAGAAGGCGGCGAGCCGCCCAAGCGCGAGGGCGAGAGCATCGCCGTAATCGAAGGGCCGACCGGCGTGGGCAAATCGTTGGCCTATCTTTTGGCGGGCGGCATCATGGCGCAAACGCGCGGCAAGTGGCTGATTGTGAGCAGCGCAACGGTTGCCTTGCAGGAGCAGTTGGTTGACCGCGACCTGCCGTTTCTGGTCGAAAAAAGCGGTTTGGAGCTGAGCTTCGCGCTTGCCAAAGGGCGCGGCCGCTATCTCTGCCCCTACAAACTCTACCAACTGACGCAAAACAACGCCCAGCAAAACCTGCTTGGTTTTGAAGCGCCGGAAGTATTGTGGGACAGCAAACCCAAGCCCGAAGAATTGAAGCTGCTGCGCGACATTGCCGACGAATTTTCTGCCCGACGGTTCAATGGCGACCGCGACGCCTGGCCGGAAAAAATCGACGACGCGGTTTGGCTCAAAGTGACCAACGACCGCCACGGCTGCCTTAAAGCCGCCTGTCCCAACCGCGCCGAATGCCCGTTTTACCTGGCACGCGATGTCTTGGAAACCGTCGATGTCGTCGTTGCCAACCACGACCTTCTGCTTGCCGACATCAGTATGGGCGGCGGCGTGATTCTGCCCGCGCCCGAAAACAGTTTCTATTGCATAGACGAAGCGCACCACCTGCCCAAAAAAGCCCTCAGCCGTTTTGCCGCCGAACATTCATGGAATATTGCCGTTTGGACGCTGGAAAAACTGCCGCAGCTGACCGGCAAAATTGCCGCGCTTACCGATAAAGCCGAACTTGCCAACCTTGCCGACGAAGCCGCCGCATCCTTGCTCGACAGCCTGCACGAATGGCAGTTCCATTTGGCGGAAGAGCCGTCTTTAAGTCTGGGGTCGTCTGAAAACGACAGACGAACCAACAGCGAACCGACTTGGCTGTGGGAAGACGGCAAAATCCCCGAAGGCCTCGAAACCACCGTTTCCAATACGGCCGTTGCCGCGCGCAGCCTGCTCAAACACGTTATCGGGCTGAACGATGCGCTTTCCGCCGCGCGCCGCGAAAAAGAACAGGACGGCGCGCTCCTCGACCGCCTGACCGGCGATTTCGGCATCTTCATCGCCCGTATCGAACAAATCAGCGCGGTTTGGGATTTGCTCTCTACCGTTCCCATTGAGGGCGAAGAGCCGTTGGCAAAATGGATAACCCGCCGCGCCGACGACAAAAACGACTACATTTTCAACGCCAGCCCCATCAGCAGCGCGTCCCACCTTGCCAACAGCCTGTGGCGGCGGGCGGCAGGCGCGGTGTTGACCTCCGCCACCCTGCAATCCTTGGGCAACTTTAACCTGATGCTGCGCCAAACCGGGCTGCAATGGCTGCCCGAAACCACCACCCTCGCTCTCAAAAGCCCCTTTGACTTTGAAAAACAGGGCGAACTCTACATCCCTCCCATATACGCCAGCCCCAAAGACCCCGAAGCCCACACCGCCGCCGTCATCGAATGGCTGCCCAAGCTTATTTCACCCACCGAAGCCATCGGCACGCTCGTCCTGTTTTCCTCGCGCAAACAAATGCAGGATGTCGCCCTGCGCCTGCCCGGAGACTACCTGCCGCTCTTGCTCGTACAAGGCGAATTACCCAAAGCCGTCCTCCTGCAAAAACACCACCGGGCCATAGAAGAAGGCAAAGCCAGCATCATCTTCGGACTCGACAGCTTTGCCGAAGGACTCGACCTGCCCGGCGCCGCCTGCGTGCAAGTCATCATCGCCAAGCTGCCGTTTGCGATGCCCGACAACCCCATCGAAAAAACCCAAAACCGCTGGATAGAACAGCGCGGCGGCAACCCCTTCATCGAAATCACCGTTCCCGAAGCCGGCATCAAACTCATCCAGGCCGTCGGCCGCCTCATCCGCACCGAGCAAGACTACGGCCGTGTAACCATCCTCGACAACCGCATCAAAACGCAACGCTACGGGCAGCAATTATTGGCCGGCCTGCCGCCGTTTAAAAGGATAGGGTAA